A portion of the Drosophila sechellia strain sech25 chromosome 2R, ASM438219v1, whole genome shotgun sequence genome contains these proteins:
- the LOC6608855 gene encoding diuretic hormone receptor isoform X1: MADDDLRALIDSLDDASQEDLAKVIANFSVDMLQRASALIGDQQGNSGGQLQNRTLQCQQQQQREEEQASLEALASGAKRILQCPSSFDSVLCWPRTNAGSLAVLPCFEEFKGVHYDTTDNATRFCFPNGTWDHYSDYDRCHQNSGSIPVVPDFSPNVELPAIIYACGYFLSFATLVVALIIFLSFKDLRCLRNTIHANLFLTYITSALLWILTLFLQVITTESSQAGCITLVIMFQYFYLTNFFWMFVEGLYLYTLVVQTFSSDNISFIIYALIGWGCPAVCILVWSIAKAFAPHLENEHFNGLEIDCAWMRESRIDWIFKVPASLALLVNLVFLIRIMWVLITKLRSAHTLETRQYYKASKALLVLIPLFGITYLLVLTGPEQGISRNLFEAIRAFLISTQGFFVALFYCFLNSEVRQTLRHRFTRWRESRNIHRNSSIKNRRHRASKDYSLRSRTESLRTEECVICLRPSPHTRLGSLQRYHSIDITDFV; encoded by the exons ATGGCAGACGACGATTTGAGGGCACTGATCGATAGCCTGGATGACGCCTCACAGGAGGACCTGGCCAAGGTCATCGCCAACTTCTCCGTGGACATGCTGCAGCGGGCCAGCGCCCTAATTGGCGACCAGCAGGGCAACAGTGGGGGGCAGCTCCAGAACCGCACGCTACAgtgtcagcagcagcagcagcgggaggaggagcaggctTCCCTGGAGGCCCTAGCATCTGGTGCCAAGCGG ATTTTACAATGTCCCAGCTCGTTCGATTCGGTCCTGTGCTGGCCACGCACAAATGCCGGCAGTCTGGCTGTGCTACCCTGTTTCGAGGAATTCAAGGGCGTGCACTACGACACCACAG ACAATGCCACCCGCTTTTGCTTTCCAAACGGAACGTGGGATCACTATTCGGACTATGATCGATGTCATCAGAATTCGGGCTCCATACCGGTGGTGCCCGACTTCTCACCCAACGTCGAACTGCCGGCCATCATATATGCCTGCGGTTATTTCCTGAGCTTCGCCACCTTGGTGGTGGCCCTCATCATATTCCTCAGCTTTAA AGATCTTCGTTGCCTGCGAAACACCATTCATGCCAATCTGTTCCTCACATACATCACATCCGCACTCCTGTGGATACTCACCCTGTTCCTGCAAGTG ATAACCACAGAGTCTAGTCAGGCTGGCTGCATAACGCTGGTAATCATGTTTCAGTACTTTTACCTAACCAACTTTTTCTGGATGTTTGTGGAGG GCCTCTATCTATACACGCTGGTGGTGCAAACATTCTCCAGTGATAACATTAGCTTTATTATCTACGCGCTCATCGGCTGGGGCTGTCCAGCTGTATGCATTTTGGTGTGGTCCATTGCCAAGGCATTTGCCCCGCATCTCGAGAACGAGCACTTCAATGGG CTGGAAATTGATTGTGCATGGATGCGTGAATCTCGCATTGACTGGATATTCAAGGTACCTGCATCACTGGCTTTGCTGGTTAATCTAGTATTCCTCATACGCATCATGTGG GTACTCATCACTAAGTTACGTTCCGCTCATACCCTGGAAACGCGGCAGTATTACAAGGCCTCGAAGGCGCTGCTGGTGCTGATACCTCTGTTTGGCATCACCTATCTGTTGGTGCTAACCGGCCCGGAGCAGGGTATCAGTCGTAATCTCTTCGAGGCCATAAGAGCCTTCCTCATAAGCACGCAG GGCTTCTTTGTGGCTCTGTTCTACTGTTTCCTAAACTCAGAGGTGCGACAGACGCTGAGGCATCGATTCACCCGGTGGCGGGAGAGCAGGAACATCCATCGGAACAGTTCCATCAAGAATCGCAG GCATCGCGCCTCAAAAGACTACTCGCTGAGATCGCGAACCGAAAGTCTACg CACGGAGGAATGTGTTATCTGCCTGCGTCCTTCGCCACACACGCGATTGGGATCTCTGCAACGCTACCACAGCATCGATATCACAGATTTTGTCTAG
- the LOC6608855 gene encoding diuretic hormone receptor isoform X2, giving the protein MADDDLRALIDSLDDASQEDLAKVIANFSVDMLQRASALIGDQQGNSGGQLQNRTLQCQQQQQREEEQASLEALASGAKRILQCPSSFDSVLCWPRTNAGSLAVLPCFEEFKGVHYDTTDNATRFCFPNGTWDHYSDYDRCHQNSGSIPVVPDFSPNVELPAIIYACGYFLSFATLVVALIIFLSFKDLRCLRNTIHANLFLTYITSALLWILTLFLQVITTESSQAGCITLVIMFQYFYLTNFFWMFVEGLYLYTLVVQTFSSDNISFIIYALIGWGCPAVCILVWSIAKAFAPHLENEHFNGLEIDCAWMRESRIDWIFKVPASLALLVNLVFLIRIMWVLITKLRSAHTLETRQYYKASKALLVLIPLFGITYLLVLTGPEQGISRNLFEAIRAFLISTQGFFVALFYCFLNSEVRQTLRHRFTRWRESRNIHRNSSIKNRSTEECVICLRPSPHTRLGSLQRYHSIDITDFV; this is encoded by the exons ATGGCAGACGACGATTTGAGGGCACTGATCGATAGCCTGGATGACGCCTCACAGGAGGACCTGGCCAAGGTCATCGCCAACTTCTCCGTGGACATGCTGCAGCGGGCCAGCGCCCTAATTGGCGACCAGCAGGGCAACAGTGGGGGGCAGCTCCAGAACCGCACGCTACAgtgtcagcagcagcagcagcgggaggaggagcaggctTCCCTGGAGGCCCTAGCATCTGGTGCCAAGCGG ATTTTACAATGTCCCAGCTCGTTCGATTCGGTCCTGTGCTGGCCACGCACAAATGCCGGCAGTCTGGCTGTGCTACCCTGTTTCGAGGAATTCAAGGGCGTGCACTACGACACCACAG ACAATGCCACCCGCTTTTGCTTTCCAAACGGAACGTGGGATCACTATTCGGACTATGATCGATGTCATCAGAATTCGGGCTCCATACCGGTGGTGCCCGACTTCTCACCCAACGTCGAACTGCCGGCCATCATATATGCCTGCGGTTATTTCCTGAGCTTCGCCACCTTGGTGGTGGCCCTCATCATATTCCTCAGCTTTAA AGATCTTCGTTGCCTGCGAAACACCATTCATGCCAATCTGTTCCTCACATACATCACATCCGCACTCCTGTGGATACTCACCCTGTTCCTGCAAGTG ATAACCACAGAGTCTAGTCAGGCTGGCTGCATAACGCTGGTAATCATGTTTCAGTACTTTTACCTAACCAACTTTTTCTGGATGTTTGTGGAGG GCCTCTATCTATACACGCTGGTGGTGCAAACATTCTCCAGTGATAACATTAGCTTTATTATCTACGCGCTCATCGGCTGGGGCTGTCCAGCTGTATGCATTTTGGTGTGGTCCATTGCCAAGGCATTTGCCCCGCATCTCGAGAACGAGCACTTCAATGGG CTGGAAATTGATTGTGCATGGATGCGTGAATCTCGCATTGACTGGATATTCAAGGTACCTGCATCACTGGCTTTGCTGGTTAATCTAGTATTCCTCATACGCATCATGTGG GTACTCATCACTAAGTTACGTTCCGCTCATACCCTGGAAACGCGGCAGTATTACAAGGCCTCGAAGGCGCTGCTGGTGCTGATACCTCTGTTTGGCATCACCTATCTGTTGGTGCTAACCGGCCCGGAGCAGGGTATCAGTCGTAATCTCTTCGAGGCCATAAGAGCCTTCCTCATAAGCACGCAG GGCTTCTTTGTGGCTCTGTTCTACTGTTTCCTAAACTCAGAGGTGCGACAGACGCTGAGGCATCGATTCACCCGGTGGCGGGAGAGCAGGAACATCCATCGGAACAGTTCCATCAAGAATCGCAG CACGGAGGAATGTGTTATCTGCCTGCGTCCTTCGCCACACACGCGATTGGGATCTCTGCAACGCTACCACAGCATCGATATCACAGATTTTGTCTAG
- the LOC6608855 gene encoding diuretic hormone receptor isoform X3: MADDDLRALIDSLDDASQEDLAKVIANFSVDMLQRASALIGDQQGNSGGQLQNRTLQCQQQQQREEEQASLEALASGAKRILQCPSSFDSVLCWPRTNAGSLAVLPCFEEFKGVHYDTTDNATRFCFPNGTWDHYSDYDRCHQNSGSIPVVPDFSPNVELPAIIYACGYFLSFATLVVALIIFLSFKDLRCLRNTIHANLFLTYITSALLWILTLFLQVITTESSQAGCITLVIMFQYFYLTNFFWMFVEGLYLYTLVVQTFSSDNISFIIYALIGWGCPAVCILVWSIAKAFAPHLENEHFNGLEIDCAWMRESRIDWIFKVPASLALLVNLVFLIRIMWVLITKLRSAHTLETRQYYKASKALLVLIPLFGITYLLVLTGPEQGISRNLFEAIRAFLISTQGFFVALFYCFLNSEVRQTLRHRFTRWRESRNIHRNSSIKNRRHRASKDYSLRSRTESLRLTSTSPIPTGHYE, encoded by the exons ATGGCAGACGACGATTTGAGGGCACTGATCGATAGCCTGGATGACGCCTCACAGGAGGACCTGGCCAAGGTCATCGCCAACTTCTCCGTGGACATGCTGCAGCGGGCCAGCGCCCTAATTGGCGACCAGCAGGGCAACAGTGGGGGGCAGCTCCAGAACCGCACGCTACAgtgtcagcagcagcagcagcgggaggaggagcaggctTCCCTGGAGGCCCTAGCATCTGGTGCCAAGCGG ATTTTACAATGTCCCAGCTCGTTCGATTCGGTCCTGTGCTGGCCACGCACAAATGCCGGCAGTCTGGCTGTGCTACCCTGTTTCGAGGAATTCAAGGGCGTGCACTACGACACCACAG ACAATGCCACCCGCTTTTGCTTTCCAAACGGAACGTGGGATCACTATTCGGACTATGATCGATGTCATCAGAATTCGGGCTCCATACCGGTGGTGCCCGACTTCTCACCCAACGTCGAACTGCCGGCCATCATATATGCCTGCGGTTATTTCCTGAGCTTCGCCACCTTGGTGGTGGCCCTCATCATATTCCTCAGCTTTAA AGATCTTCGTTGCCTGCGAAACACCATTCATGCCAATCTGTTCCTCACATACATCACATCCGCACTCCTGTGGATACTCACCCTGTTCCTGCAAGTG ATAACCACAGAGTCTAGTCAGGCTGGCTGCATAACGCTGGTAATCATGTTTCAGTACTTTTACCTAACCAACTTTTTCTGGATGTTTGTGGAGG GCCTCTATCTATACACGCTGGTGGTGCAAACATTCTCCAGTGATAACATTAGCTTTATTATCTACGCGCTCATCGGCTGGGGCTGTCCAGCTGTATGCATTTTGGTGTGGTCCATTGCCAAGGCATTTGCCCCGCATCTCGAGAACGAGCACTTCAATGGG CTGGAAATTGATTGTGCATGGATGCGTGAATCTCGCATTGACTGGATATTCAAGGTACCTGCATCACTGGCTTTGCTGGTTAATCTAGTATTCCTCATACGCATCATGTGG GTACTCATCACTAAGTTACGTTCCGCTCATACCCTGGAAACGCGGCAGTATTACAAGGCCTCGAAGGCGCTGCTGGTGCTGATACCTCTGTTTGGCATCACCTATCTGTTGGTGCTAACCGGCCCGGAGCAGGGTATCAGTCGTAATCTCTTCGAGGCCATAAGAGCCTTCCTCATAAGCACGCAG GGCTTCTTTGTGGCTCTGTTCTACTGTTTCCTAAACTCAGAGGTGCGACAGACGCTGAGGCATCGATTCACCCGGTGGCGGGAGAGCAGGAACATCCATCGGAACAGTTCCATCAAGAATCGCAG GCATCGCGCCTCAAAAGACTACTCGCTGAGATCGCGAACCGAAAGTCTACg ACTGACATCAACAAGTCCTATACCCACTGGACACTATGAATGA
- the LOC6608855 gene encoding diuretic hormone receptor isoform X4, whose protein sequence is MADDDLRALIDSLDDASQEDLAKVIANFSVDMLQRASALIGDQQGNSGGQLQNRTLQCQQQQQREEEQASLEALASGAKRILQCPSSFDSVLCWPRTNAGSLAVLPCFEEFKGVHYDTTDNATRFCFPNGTWDHYSDYDRCHQNSGSIPVVPDFSPNVELPAIIYACGYFLSFATLVVALIIFLSFKDLRCLRNTIHANLFLTYITSALLWILTLFLQVITTESSQAGCITLVIMFQYFYLTNFFWMFVEGLYLYTLVVQTFSSDNISFIIYALIGWGCPAVCILVWSIAKAFAPHLENEHFNGLEIDCAWMRESRIDWIFKVPASLALLVNLVFLIRIMWVLITKLRSAHTLETRQYYKASKALLVLIPLFGITYLLVLTGPEQGISRNLFEAIRAFLISTQTDINKSYTHWTL, encoded by the exons ATGGCAGACGACGATTTGAGGGCACTGATCGATAGCCTGGATGACGCCTCACAGGAGGACCTGGCCAAGGTCATCGCCAACTTCTCCGTGGACATGCTGCAGCGGGCCAGCGCCCTAATTGGCGACCAGCAGGGCAACAGTGGGGGGCAGCTCCAGAACCGCACGCTACAgtgtcagcagcagcagcagcgggaggaggagcaggctTCCCTGGAGGCCCTAGCATCTGGTGCCAAGCGG ATTTTACAATGTCCCAGCTCGTTCGATTCGGTCCTGTGCTGGCCACGCACAAATGCCGGCAGTCTGGCTGTGCTACCCTGTTTCGAGGAATTCAAGGGCGTGCACTACGACACCACAG ACAATGCCACCCGCTTTTGCTTTCCAAACGGAACGTGGGATCACTATTCGGACTATGATCGATGTCATCAGAATTCGGGCTCCATACCGGTGGTGCCCGACTTCTCACCCAACGTCGAACTGCCGGCCATCATATATGCCTGCGGTTATTTCCTGAGCTTCGCCACCTTGGTGGTGGCCCTCATCATATTCCTCAGCTTTAA AGATCTTCGTTGCCTGCGAAACACCATTCATGCCAATCTGTTCCTCACATACATCACATCCGCACTCCTGTGGATACTCACCCTGTTCCTGCAAGTG ATAACCACAGAGTCTAGTCAGGCTGGCTGCATAACGCTGGTAATCATGTTTCAGTACTTTTACCTAACCAACTTTTTCTGGATGTTTGTGGAGG GCCTCTATCTATACACGCTGGTGGTGCAAACATTCTCCAGTGATAACATTAGCTTTATTATCTACGCGCTCATCGGCTGGGGCTGTCCAGCTGTATGCATTTTGGTGTGGTCCATTGCCAAGGCATTTGCCCCGCATCTCGAGAACGAGCACTTCAATGGG CTGGAAATTGATTGTGCATGGATGCGTGAATCTCGCATTGACTGGATATTCAAGGTACCTGCATCACTGGCTTTGCTGGTTAATCTAGTATTCCTCATACGCATCATGTGG GTACTCATCACTAAGTTACGTTCCGCTCATACCCTGGAAACGCGGCAGTATTACAAGGCCTCGAAGGCGCTGCTGGTGCTGATACCTCTGTTTGGCATCACCTATCTGTTGGTGCTAACCGGCCCGGAGCAGGGTATCAGTCGTAATCTCTTCGAGGCCATAAGAGCCTTCCTCATAAGCACGCAG ACTGACATCAACAAGTCCTATACCCACTGGACACTATGA
- the LOC6608856 gene encoding uncharacterized protein LOC6608856, with amino-acid sequence MRRCKTIQMLFLCLMMRMRVSHERPTSKKLLEQMLPGDSLDVIRRIPRSDEPGPDAKGDLKLLHAPCEFDLIRYTSINYFPSYCLPVYTNRHVNEDWYRLYRTYDTEGYVFGQFYERLQRYELD; translated from the exons ATGAGACGATGCAAGACAATTCAAATGCTGTTCCTCTGTTTGATG ATGAGGATGCGAGTAAGTCATGAGCGGCCCACGTCGAAAAAGCTGCTGGAACAAATGCTGCCTGGTGACAGCCTTGACGTTATCCGGAGAATACCTCGCTCCGATGAACCCGGTCCGGATGCCAAAGGCGATCTGAAGCTGTTGCATGCTCCCTGCGAGTTTGACTTGATAAGATACACATCGATTAACTACTTTCCCAGTTATTGCCTCCCCGTCTACACAAATCGGCACGTGAACGAGGACTGGTATCGACTTTATAGGACCTACGACACCGAGGGCTATGTATTCGGGCAGTTTTACGAGCGTCTCCAGCGGTACGAGTTGGACTGA